Proteins co-encoded in one Oreochromis aureus strain Israel breed Guangdong linkage group 3, ZZ_aureus, whole genome shotgun sequence genomic window:
- the LOC120436151 gene encoding selection and upkeep of intraepithelial T-cells protein 1-like, which yields MYWRVRMVVFLGWTLLSVCLLVSASQAQKNITAESGQNVTLTCRAPGNIQTVEWSRADLGEKYVFLYRDGRETLVHQHPSFKDRVDLQDKQMKDGNVSLILKNVTINDTGTYECRVKANKKRRRKRANLNAPPISIIYLHVDPPGSVGLIVGVVVAAVLIIAAFVGFVIYRKHKGEKIQGSH from the exons ATGTATTGGAGGGTGAGAATGGTTGTGTTTCTCGGCTGGACTCTGCTCTCTGTGTGCCTGCTGGTTTCTGCCTCGCAAG cccagaaaaacatcacagctgagtctggacagaatGTCAcgctgacatgtcgagctccaggCAACATCCAGACTGtggagtggagcagagctgacctgggagagaaatatgtttttttgtatCGGGATGGGAGGGAAACTTTAGTGCAccaacatccatcttttaaggaCCGGGTGGATCTACAGGacaaacagatgaaggatggaaaCGTGTccttgattctgaagaatgtgacgattaatgacactggaacatacgagtgtcgtgtaaaggcaaacaaaaaaagacgcAGGAAGAGAGCTAATCTGAATGCTCCCCCCATCAGCATCATCTACCTtcatgttgatcctccag gatCTGTTGGACTGATCGTTGGTGTGGTAGTTGCTGCTGTCCTCATCATTGCTGCTTTTGTTGGGTTTGTGATCTACAGGAAGCATAAAGGAGAAAAGATTCAGGGTTCACACTAA